A genomic region of Rhodanobacter sp. contains the following coding sequences:
- a CDS encoding alpha/beta hydrolase, whose translation MPSLLPAVEHETAADPRYSVIWLHGLGADGHDFAPIVPELVAADWPALRFVFPHAPVQPVTVNGGMPMRAWYDIVGFDLLARQDEAGVRASIGAVETLIARENERGVPDERIVLAGFSQGGAIALAAGLRHARRLAGVVALSTYLPIADTLAAERSAANAGVPIFQAHGTFDPVVIPPRGSDSRDLLQGLGYRVEWHAYPMAHAVCAEEIADLRAWLGQRFAG comes from the coding sequence ATGCCGAGCTTGCTTCCCGCCGTCGAACACGAAACCGCCGCCGATCCGCGCTACAGCGTGATCTGGCTGCACGGCCTGGGCGCGGACGGGCACGACTTCGCGCCGATCGTGCCCGAGCTGGTGGCGGCGGACTGGCCGGCACTGCGTTTCGTGTTTCCGCATGCGCCGGTGCAGCCGGTGACGGTGAACGGCGGCATGCCGATGCGCGCGTGGTACGACATCGTCGGTTTCGACCTGCTGGCGCGGCAGGACGAGGCGGGTGTGCGCGCATCCATCGGCGCGGTCGAGACGCTGATCGCGCGCGAGAACGAACGCGGCGTGCCGGACGAACGCATCGTGCTCGCCGGTTTTTCGCAGGGCGGCGCGATCGCGCTGGCCGCGGGCTTGCGCCACGCCAGGCGGCTGGCCGGCGTCGTGGCGCTGTCCACCTACCTGCCGATCGCCGACACGCTGGCCGCCGAACGCAGCGCGGCGAATGCCGGCGTGCCGATCTTCCAGGCGCACGGCACGTTCGATCCGGTGGTGATCCCACCGCGCGGCAGCGACAGCCGCGACCTGCTGCAAGGCCTGGGCTATCGCGTCGAATGGCATGCCTACCCGATGGCCCATGCGGTGTGCGCGGAGGAAATCGCCGACCTGCGCGCGTGGCTGGGACAGCGTTTCGCCGGCTGA
- a CDS encoding YafY family protein, producing MDRYERTLTLHRLLKSAHYPVPLAKLMEELECSRATVYRDIDFLRDALGAPIESMGSKQNAAWRYERDEGERFELPGLWLTSDELAALLALNELIGRSGPGVLAGSLAPFKSRIEQLLSGHGSGKALPIERIRVIPWGARKLDQQAFRIVAGAVLERKQLRFRYRARTTGSDSRRTVSPQRLTHYRDNWYLDAWDHDREALRSFAVDRIVEAQAQDASARDVDKDELDQTLASSYGIFAGQPKARATIRFSAHAARWVADAHWHSQQVGTWLPDGRYELQLPYSNSKELLMDVLKYGPDAEVVAPLPLREEMKILLQLAQGAYQNPPR from the coding sequence ATGGACCGCTACGAACGCACCCTCACCCTGCATCGCCTGCTGAAGTCGGCGCATTACCCCGTGCCGCTGGCCAAGCTGATGGAAGAACTGGAATGTTCGCGCGCCACGGTGTACCGCGACATCGACTTCCTGCGCGACGCGCTGGGCGCGCCGATCGAGAGCATGGGCAGCAAGCAGAACGCGGCCTGGCGCTACGAACGGGACGAAGGCGAGCGATTCGAATTGCCCGGGCTGTGGCTCACTTCCGACGAACTGGCCGCGCTGCTGGCGCTCAACGAGCTGATCGGCCGCAGCGGCCCCGGCGTGTTGGCCGGCTCGCTGGCGCCGTTCAAGTCGCGCATCGAGCAGCTGTTGTCCGGCCACGGCAGCGGCAAGGCGCTGCCGATCGAACGCATCCGGGTGATCCCGTGGGGTGCGCGCAAGCTCGACCAGCAGGCGTTCCGCATCGTGGCCGGCGCGGTGCTGGAGCGAAAGCAGTTGCGCTTCCGCTATCGCGCCCGCACCACCGGCTCGGACAGCCGCCGCACGGTGTCGCCGCAGCGGCTCACGCATTACCGCGACAACTGGTATCTCGACGCCTGGGACCACGACCGCGAGGCGCTGCGAAGCTTCGCGGTGGACCGCATCGTCGAGGCGCAGGCGCAGGACGCGTCCGCGCGCGACGTGGACAAGGACGAACTCGATCAGACGCTGGCCTCCAGCTACGGCATCTTCGCCGGCCAGCCCAAGGCCAGGGCCACCATCCGTTTTTCCGCGCATGCCGCACGCTGGGTGGCCGACGCGCACTGGCACTCGCAGCAGGTCGGCACGTGGCTGCCCGACGGCCGCTACGAACTCCAACTGCCGTATTCCAATTCCAAGGAACTGCTGATGGACGTGCTCAAGTACGGCCCGGACGCCGAGGTGGTGGCGCCGCTGCCGTTGCGCGAGGAGATGAAGATCCTGTTGCAGCTGGCGCAGGGCGCGTACCAGAACCCGCCGCGCTGA
- a CDS encoding CDP-alcohol phosphatidyltransferase family protein, whose amino-acid sequence MPSVYEIKPRFQALLRPLVNRMANAGIRANQVTVAAMLVSLMVGLGLACLAGGHRWLWALLPLWLMLRMALNAIDGMLAREHAQASRLGAVLNELGDVVADAGLYLPLALTSMFSLWPLAVFVLLAVMTEMTGVLGMQIGASRRYDGPLGKSDRALVFGMLGLLFALGVPAGHWQDGLLWLLSLLCVLTVLNRARAALGESCE is encoded by the coding sequence ATGCCCAGCGTGTACGAGATCAAGCCACGCTTCCAGGCGCTACTGCGGCCGCTGGTGAACCGCATGGCGAACGCCGGTATCCGGGCGAACCAGGTGACGGTGGCGGCGATGCTGGTCTCGCTGATGGTGGGCCTTGGCCTAGCCTGCCTGGCCGGCGGCCATCGGTGGCTGTGGGCGCTGCTGCCGCTGTGGCTGATGCTGCGCATGGCGCTGAATGCCATCGACGGTATGCTGGCGCGCGAGCACGCCCAGGCATCCAGGCTGGGCGCGGTGCTCAATGAGTTGGGCGACGTGGTGGCCGACGCTGGCCTGTACCTGCCGCTCGCGCTGACGTCGATGTTCTCGCTGTGGCCGCTCGCGGTCTTCGTGCTGTTGGCCGTCATGACTGAGATGACGGGCGTGCTCGGCATGCAGATCGGCGCTTCGCGCCGCTACGATGGGCCGTTGGGCAAGAGCGACCGCGCGCTGGTGTTCGGCATGCTCGGCCTGCTGTTCGCGTTGGGTGTGCCGGCCGGGCATTGGCAGGATGGCCTGCTTTGGCTGCTCAGCCTGCTGTGCGTGCTGACGGTGCTGAACCGAGCCCGCGCGGCCCTGGGCGAATCTTGCGAATGA
- a CDS encoding phosphatidate cytidylyltransferase — MPHLTSHQQAMALFAGIGAVLLLATLVGRVLAWRVAPAGRSTVDNLNARINAWWVMAALVGTAFLFGKPGVLVLFFLVSLLALREFITLLPTRGGDYWALVAAFYLVLPIQYVLVGIAWYGMFAIFIPVYAFLLLPILAAAGGDTAHFLERAAKVQWGLMISVFCISHVPALLTLQIPGYEHRQLLLIAFLVIVVQSSDVLQYVWGKLCGKRLIAPVLSPSKTLEGFVGGVVSASLLGGLLWWITPFSPLGAMGMALVINLMGFLGGLVMSAIKRDRGIKDWGHMIEGHGGVLDRLDSVCFAAPVFFHMTRFIFT; from the coding sequence ATGCCGCACCTGACCTCGCATCAACAGGCCATGGCCCTGTTCGCCGGCATCGGCGCGGTGTTGCTGCTGGCCACCCTCGTCGGCCGGGTATTGGCATGGCGGGTGGCGCCGGCGGGTCGTTCGACGGTGGACAACCTCAACGCACGCATCAACGCCTGGTGGGTGATGGCAGCCCTGGTCGGCACCGCCTTCCTGTTCGGCAAGCCTGGCGTGCTGGTGCTGTTCTTCCTGGTCTCGCTGCTGGCGCTGCGCGAATTCATCACGCTGCTGCCGACGCGCGGCGGCGATTACTGGGCGCTGGTGGCGGCGTTCTATCTGGTGCTGCCGATCCAGTACGTGCTGGTGGGCATCGCCTGGTACGGCATGTTTGCGATCTTCATTCCGGTCTATGCGTTCCTGCTGCTGCCGATCCTGGCGGCGGCCGGCGGCGACACCGCGCACTTCCTGGAGCGCGCGGCCAAGGTGCAATGGGGGCTGATGATCAGCGTGTTCTGCATCTCGCACGTGCCGGCGCTGCTGACTCTGCAGATCCCCGGTTACGAGCATCGGCAATTGCTGCTGATCGCGTTCCTGGTGATCGTGGTGCAATCTTCGGACGTGCTGCAGTACGTGTGGGGCAAGTTGTGCGGCAAGCGCCTGATCGCGCCGGTGCTGTCGCCATCCAAGACGCTGGAGGGCTTTGTCGGCGGCGTGGTTTCGGCCAGCCTGCTGGGCGGCCTGTTGTGGTGGATCACGCCGTTTTCGCCACTCGGCGCGATGGGCATGGCGCTGGTCATCAACCTGATGGGCTTCCTCGGTGGCCTGGTGATGTCGGCCATCAAGCGCGACCGCGGCATCAAGGACTGGGGCCACATGATCGAGGGTCATGGCGGCGTGCTGGACCGGCTGGATTCGGTCTGTTTCGCCGCGCCGGTGTTCTTCCACATGACGCGCTTCATCTTTACATGA
- a CDS encoding DUF481 domain-containing protein: MKKTLIAALLLAACTSFAAQAQDTDANANASNAANNGGWSGSGEFGYASATGNTRSQNVNAKLGLNQENEQWKNSFFLDVLRTKVQEKVVTPAGNTVDQFETTANRYDGGASVGYKLDPRSYIVGAARYDHDDFGANLWQGVVSLGYGYIALKDARNELSFEIGPGYKEYRPAALPVEINGVKVNQVQPVEHEAVARGLVNYKFRLTDNTAFEDTFLTEAGSKDTYIQNDAGLAVNMTKKLALKVGFQVRHNSTVLPGIKRTDTLTTTNLVYNF, from the coding sequence ATGAAGAAGACCCTGATCGCCGCCCTGCTGTTGGCCGCCTGCACCAGCTTCGCCGCACAGGCCCAGGACACCGACGCGAACGCCAATGCCAGCAACGCCGCCAACAACGGCGGCTGGAGCGGCTCGGGCGAATTCGGCTACGCCTCCGCCACCGGCAACACCCGTTCGCAGAACGTCAACGCCAAGCTCGGCCTGAACCAGGAAAACGAGCAGTGGAAGAACAGCTTCTTCCTCGACGTGCTGCGCACCAAGGTGCAGGAGAAGGTGGTTACGCCCGCCGGCAACACGGTCGACCAGTTCGAAACCACCGCCAACCGCTACGACGGCGGCGCCTCGGTGGGCTACAAGCTCGACCCGCGCAGCTACATCGTGGGCGCCGCACGCTACGACCACGACGACTTCGGCGCCAACCTGTGGCAAGGCGTGGTGTCGCTGGGCTACGGCTACATCGCGCTGAAAGACGCACGCAACGAGCTGTCGTTCGAAATCGGCCCCGGTTACAAGGAATACCGCCCGGCGGCGCTCCCGGTGGAAATCAACGGCGTCAAGGTCAACCAGGTCCAGCCGGTGGAACACGAAGCCGTGGCGCGCGGCCTGGTCAACTACAAGTTCCGCCTCACCGACAACACCGCGTTCGAGGATACGTTCCTCACCGAAGCCGGTTCCAAGGACACCTACATCCAGAACGATGCCGGCCTCGCGGTGAACATGACCAAGAAGCTGGCGCTCAAGGTCGGCTTCCAGGTGCGCCACAACAGCACCGTGCTGCCGGGCATCAAGCGGACCGACACGCTGACCACCACCAACCTGGTCTACAACTTCTGA
- the hemC gene encoding hydroxymethylbilane synthase, producing the protein MIPNTLRIATRRSPLALWQAEHVAALLRAAHPGLAVELVPMTTRGDEIVDRPLAAIGGKGLFLKELEVAMLEGRADLAVHSLKDVPAELEPGFVLPAILPRADAADAFVSNRYAGLADLPQGAKVGTSSLRRQAQLRALRPDLELLDLRGNVGTRLAKLDEGRYDAIVLACAGLERLGLAARIRSRLAAPDWLPAPGQAAIAVEARADQAHTLALLAALDDADTRLETGAERAMNQALGGSCTVPVGAWCTLTERGLHLSGLVGDASGGRLLRAQADGGDAVALGRAVAEALLGQGAAEFLGR; encoded by the coding sequence ATGATCCCCAACACCTTGCGCATCGCCACCCGCCGCAGCCCGCTCGCGCTGTGGCAGGCGGAGCACGTGGCGGCCCTGCTGCGCGCGGCGCATCCGGGGCTGGCGGTGGAACTGGTGCCGATGACCACGCGCGGCGACGAGATCGTCGACCGGCCGCTGGCGGCCATCGGCGGCAAGGGGCTGTTCCTGAAAGAGCTGGAAGTGGCGATGCTGGAAGGCCGCGCCGACCTGGCCGTGCACTCGCTCAAGGACGTGCCGGCGGAGCTGGAGCCGGGCTTCGTCCTGCCGGCGATCCTGCCGCGCGCGGATGCGGCGGACGCCTTCGTCAGCAACCGCTACGCCGGGCTCGCCGACCTGCCGCAGGGCGCCAAGGTGGGCACGTCCTCGTTGCGCCGGCAGGCACAGTTGCGTGCGTTGAGGCCGGATCTTGAACTGCTCGACCTGCGCGGCAACGTGGGCACGCGGCTGGCCAAACTGGACGAGGGCCGCTACGACGCCATCGTGCTGGCCTGCGCGGGGCTGGAGCGGCTGGGCCTGGCCGCGCGCATCCGCAGCCGGCTCGCCGCGCCGGACTGGCTGCCGGCGCCGGGCCAGGCGGCCATCGCCGTCGAGGCGCGCGCCGACCAAGCGCACACGCTGGCCCTGTTGGCTGCGCTGGACGATGCCGACACGCGGCTGGAAACGGGCGCCGAGCGCGCGATGAACCAAGCGCTGGGCGGCAGCTGCACGGTGCCGGTGGGTGCGTGGTGCACGCTCACCGAGCGTGGCCTGCATCTGAGCGGACTGGTGGGCGACGCATCCGGCGGCCGGCTGCTGCGGGCGCAGGCGGACGGCGGGGACGCCGTGGCGCTCGGGCGCGCGGTGGCCGAAGCGCTGCTCGGCCAGGGCGCGGCAGAGTTCCTGGGCAGGTAG
- a CDS encoding sensor histidine kinase — protein sequence MRLPAIGPTDEPSPLPDFCSLPVLFTLLVTGALAATVVWLAAGDHRDVSGYSVGILFVSWLALVIVVVLCLLRPWLQRLPGHLPYLAAWLLVMPIVGAASWVAHGLDESLHMGLVGEGAAAFVRDNVLIAGLLGAAILRYFYVAAQWRLRLAAVTRAQVEALQARIRPHFLFNSMNTVAALIPLDPVAAERTVEDLAELFRAALGQHEQGDGTLGEELALLDRYLAIEQLRLGDRLRVERALEALPRDFPLPRLLLQPLVENAVHHGIQPLREGGVVSLRGARESDAILIEIANPLPDVPARGGNGHGLDSVRRRVAFRYGPRAVVRAGPQGERYVVSLRLPLPDKERDDARTDRR from the coding sequence ATGCGCCTGCCTGCCATCGGCCCCACCGACGAACCCAGCCCGCTGCCGGATTTCTGCAGCCTGCCGGTGCTGTTCACCCTGCTGGTGACCGGCGCGTTGGCCGCCACGGTGGTGTGGCTGGCCGCGGGCGACCATCGCGACGTCTCCGGGTACAGCGTCGGCATCCTGTTCGTGAGCTGGCTGGCGCTGGTGATCGTGGTGGTGCTGTGCCTGCTGCGCCCGTGGCTGCAGCGCCTGCCGGGGCATCTGCCGTATCTCGCTGCGTGGTTGCTGGTGATGCCCATCGTGGGCGCGGCGAGCTGGGTGGCGCACGGGCTGGACGAATCGCTGCACATGGGCCTGGTGGGCGAGGGCGCGGCGGCCTTCGTGCGCGACAACGTGCTGATCGCCGGCCTGCTCGGCGCGGCGATCCTGCGCTACTTCTACGTCGCCGCGCAGTGGCGCTTGCGCCTCGCCGCGGTGACCCGCGCGCAGGTGGAGGCGCTGCAGGCGCGCATCCGCCCGCACTTCCTGTTCAACAGCATGAACACCGTGGCGGCGCTGATCCCGCTGGATCCGGTGGCGGCGGAGCGCACGGTGGAGGATCTCGCCGAGCTGTTCCGCGCCGCGCTGGGCCAGCACGAACAGGGCGACGGCACACTGGGCGAGGAGCTGGCCCTGCTGGACCGCTACCTCGCCATCGAACAGCTGCGCCTCGGCGACCGCCTGCGCGTGGAGCGCGCGCTGGAGGCGTTGCCGCGCGATTTCCCGTTGCCGCGCCTGCTGCTGCAACCGCTGGTGGAGAATGCCGTGCACCACGGCATCCAGCCGCTGCGCGAGGGCGGCGTGGTCAGCCTGCGCGGCGCGCGCGAAAGCGATGCCATCCTCATCGAGATCGCCAACCCGCTGCCCGACGTGCCCGCGCGCGGCGGCAACGGCCACGGCCTGGACAGCGTGCGCCGGCGCGTGGCCTTCCGCTACGGACCGCGCGCCGTGGTGCGGGCGGGGCCGCAGGGCGAGCGCTACGTGGTGAGTCTGCGCCTGCCGCTGCCGGACAAGGAAAGGGACGATGCGCGTACTGATCGTCGATGA
- a CDS encoding prolyl oligopeptidase family serine peptidase — translation MRPMFALSLALAAGMAVSSAAAQQVPKPPHDDVSLIGDRAQPPASPQHDDASVLHGVRVPDPWRWLEDADAPAVRQWIAAQNRYTDYMLGAMPDGKAMNARVQQLAITSVTRSSPLLAGGTLFYLRETPPQPQPQLIAQRWPDGVPRVLVDLNAHGGNTAITGYWPSPSGRYLAYGTAEGGSELTTLHVLDVASGKTLPDTLPWAGGGTTPEGVAWDADEKGFTYVRFPPPPAGKAVVQFDAALAHHALGQPAAKDAVVFGQDFSKVAEYRLLTSPGAQQLAVLANAGDGGPAQVWLREGAQWKKMLGDEADVRFAHWVGQQLYAASFAGAPRGKLLALDADGHAHQVLDQREGALQDVAPVADGFLVVRSWGPDWWVEQYDHAGKFVRRLPLPAQGIAIGGIAAEQGQDRALVSYGGWTLPTRWAEYDAKDGTLKTVFAVKAAADYSRIKAYRIEGTSKDGTRIPVTVLAMQGVTPDGARPAILYGYGGFDIPVAPHFIGPELAWLERGGVLAFANIRGGNENGELWHEQGQKLRKQNVFDDFHAAALALFGMHWTDRRHLGILGGSNGGLLMGTQIVQHPQDYRAVVSMVGIYDVIRHETEFANGAYNVPEYGTVADPAQFKATLAYSPLQNVQPHTAYPAVLMTTGANDPRVAPWQSRKFTAALQDATSSGRPVLLLTRMNAGHGIGAPFSQRVGNTALMLTFFAQELGLPPAATGGAAASH, via the coding sequence GCCGGTATGGCGGTCAGCAGCGCGGCCGCCCAACAGGTTCCCAAGCCGCCACACGACGATGTGTCGCTGATCGGCGACCGCGCGCAGCCGCCCGCCTCGCCGCAGCACGACGACGCCAGCGTGCTGCACGGCGTGCGCGTGCCCGATCCCTGGCGCTGGCTGGAGGACGCCGACGCGCCGGCCGTGCGGCAATGGATCGCCGCGCAGAACCGCTACACCGACTACATGCTCGGTGCGATGCCGGACGGCAAGGCGATGAACGCGCGCGTGCAGCAACTGGCGATCACCTCGGTCACCCGTTCCTCGCCGCTGCTGGCCGGCGGCACGCTGTTCTACCTGCGCGAAACGCCGCCGCAGCCCCAACCGCAACTGATCGCGCAGCGCTGGCCGGACGGCGTGCCGCGCGTGCTGGTGGACCTCAACGCCCACGGCGGCAACACCGCGATCACCGGCTACTGGCCGTCGCCCAGCGGTCGCTACCTCGCCTACGGCACCGCCGAGGGCGGCAGCGAACTCACCACCCTGCACGTGCTCGACGTGGCCAGCGGCAAGACCCTGCCCGATACCCTGCCATGGGCCGGCGGCGGCACCACGCCCGAAGGTGTGGCCTGGGACGCCGACGAGAAGGGCTTCACCTACGTGCGCTTCCCGCCGCCGCCCGCGGGCAAGGCGGTGGTGCAGTTCGACGCCGCGCTGGCGCATCACGCGCTGGGCCAGCCCGCGGCAAAGGACGCCGTGGTGTTCGGCCAGGATTTCTCCAAGGTGGCCGAATACCGCCTGCTCACCTCGCCCGGCGCCCAACAGCTCGCCGTGCTGGCCAACGCGGGCGACGGCGGCCCCGCCCAGGTATGGCTGCGCGAAGGCGCGCAATGGAAGAAGATGCTGGGCGACGAAGCCGACGTGCGTTTCGCCCACTGGGTGGGCCAGCAGCTCTACGCCGCCAGCTTCGCCGGTGCGCCGCGCGGCAAGCTGCTCGCGCTGGACGCGGACGGCCATGCGCACCAGGTGCTGGACCAGCGCGAAGGCGCCCTGCAGGACGTGGCGCCGGTCGCCGACGGCTTCCTGGTGGTGCGCAGCTGGGGTCCGGACTGGTGGGTGGAGCAGTACGACCATGCCGGGAAATTCGTGCGCCGCCTGCCGCTGCCCGCACAGGGCATCGCCATCGGCGGCATCGCGGCCGAGCAGGGGCAGGACCGCGCGCTGGTCAGCTACGGCGGCTGGACGCTGCCCACACGCTGGGCCGAATACGACGCCAAGGACGGCACGCTCAAGACCGTGTTCGCGGTGAAGGCCGCCGCGGATTATTCGCGGATCAAGGCCTACCGCATCGAGGGCACCTCGAAGGACGGCACCAGGATCCCGGTCACCGTGCTGGCGATGCAGGGCGTGACGCCGGACGGCGCGCGTCCCGCCATCCTCTACGGCTACGGCGGCTTCGACATTCCGGTCGCGCCGCATTTCATCGGGCCCGAGCTGGCCTGGCTGGAGCGCGGCGGCGTGCTGGCCTTCGCCAACATCCGCGGCGGCAACGAGAACGGCGAGCTGTGGCACGAACAGGGCCAGAAGCTGCGCAAGCAGAACGTGTTCGACGATTTCCATGCCGCCGCGCTGGCGCTGTTCGGCATGCACTGGACCGACCGCCGGCACCTCGGCATCCTCGGCGGCAGCAACGGCGGACTGCTGATGGGCACGCAGATCGTGCAGCATCCGCAGGACTACCGCGCGGTGGTGAGCATGGTCGGCATCTACGACGTGATCCGGCACGAGACCGAATTCGCCAACGGCGCCTACAACGTGCCCGAGTACGGCACGGTGGCCGATCCGGCGCAGTTCAAGGCCACGCTGGCCTATTCGCCGCTGCAGAACGTGCAGCCGCACACCGCCTATCCGGCCGTGCTGATGACCACCGGCGCGAACGATCCGCGCGTGGCGCCGTGGCAATCGCGCAAGTTCACCGCCGCGCTGCAGGACGCCACCAGCTCGGGCCGGCCGGTGCTGCTGCTCACGCGCATGAATGCCGGCCACGGCATCGGCGCGCCCTTCAGCCAGCGCGTGGGCAACACGGCGCTGATGCTGACGTTCTTTGCGCAGGAGCTGGGCTTGCCGCCCGCGGCCACGGGAGGCGCCGCCGCTTCGCATTAA
- a CDS encoding LytTR family DNA-binding domain-containing protein, which produces MRVLIVDDEPLARLRLAALLGECEGVELAGSVGDGEAALAALAEAQPDVLLLDINMPGLDGLALAARLAGQGRPKVVFCTAYENHALHAFELDAVDYLLKPVRLERLREALQRAQKRLADAPRAANAWLHARVRDEQVRVALDEVICLLAEEKYVRVRHAGGELLIDESLRQLEEAYPEQLIRLHRNCLVPPARLLGLKPLADGRMLARLAGTDFSPEVSRRNLPALRKLLRMG; this is translated from the coding sequence ATGCGCGTACTGATCGTCGATGACGAGCCGCTGGCGCGCCTGCGCCTCGCCGCCCTGCTGGGCGAATGCGAAGGCGTGGAACTCGCCGGCAGCGTGGGCGACGGCGAAGCCGCGCTGGCCGCGCTGGCCGAAGCGCAGCCCGACGTGTTGCTGCTCGACATCAACATGCCGGGCCTGGACGGCCTGGCGCTGGCCGCGCGGCTGGCCGGGCAGGGGCGGCCCAAGGTGGTGTTCTGCACCGCCTACGAGAACCACGCGCTGCACGCCTTCGAGCTGGACGCGGTGGACTACCTGCTGAAGCCGGTGCGGCTGGAGCGTCTGCGCGAGGCCCTGCAGCGCGCGCAGAAGCGGCTGGCCGACGCGCCGCGCGCCGCCAACGCATGGCTGCACGCGCGGGTGCGCGACGAGCAGGTGCGCGTGGCGTTGGACGAGGTGATCTGCCTGCTCGCCGAGGAAAAATACGTGCGCGTGCGGCATGCCGGCGGCGAGCTGCTGATCGACGAATCGCTGCGTCAGCTGGAGGAAGCCTACCCCGAGCAGTTGATCCGCCTGCACCGCAACTGCCTGGTGCCGCCCGCGCGTCTGCTGGGGCTGAAGCCGCTGGCCGACGGACGCATGCTCGCGCGCCTGGCCGGCACCGACTTCAGCCCCGAGGTCAGCCGCCGCAACCTGCCGGCGCTGCGCAAGCTGCTGCGCATGGGCTGA
- a CDS encoding lysophospholipid acyltransferase family protein codes for MLEPLVARAMTGFIRLLTGSRVLWNEKLAPGRRVYYGNHSSHGDFVLIWSALPAALRAQARPVAAAEYWRRGILRRYLIQRVFKGVLVERNAEKRTEDPVAAMAAAIEAGNALILFPEGTRNPGDGVLPFKSGLYHLATRCSGLELVPVWLENLNRVMPKGRLVPLPLLCTARFGAPLHLVEGEDKQGFLERTRAALLALSQEVA; via the coding sequence ATGCTTGAGCCGTTGGTTGCCCGCGCAATGACGGGTTTCATCCGCCTGCTTACGGGCAGTCGGGTGCTTTGGAACGAGAAGCTCGCGCCCGGGCGCCGGGTGTATTACGGCAACCACAGCAGCCATGGCGATTTCGTGCTGATCTGGTCGGCGCTGCCGGCCGCCTTGCGCGCGCAGGCTCGCCCGGTGGCGGCGGCGGAGTACTGGCGTCGAGGCATCCTCCGGCGTTACCTGATCCAGCGCGTGTTCAAGGGCGTGCTGGTCGAGCGCAATGCCGAGAAGCGCACCGAGGATCCGGTCGCGGCGATGGCGGCGGCGATCGAGGCGGGCAATGCGCTGATCCTGTTTCCGGAGGGCACGCGCAACCCCGGCGACGGTGTGCTGCCTTTCAAGAGCGGCCTCTATCACCTGGCCACGCGATGCAGCGGCCTGGAGCTGGTGCCGGTCTGGCTGGAGAACCTCAACCGCGTGATGCCGAAGGGTCGCCTGGTCCCGCTGCCGTTGCTGTGCACGGCGCGCTTCGGTGCACCGCTGCATTTGGTCGAGGGTGAGGACAAGCAGGGTTTCCTGGAACGGACGCGCGCCGCGCTGCTTGCGCTGTCACAGGAGGTGGCCTGA